The Sorangiineae bacterium MSr11367 genome window below encodes:
- a CDS encoding GNAT family N-acetyltransferase: MSAVVHTDVVSSLASYSDAELDRVTEDANVALGRHWFRLLDALDLGPLVGETVRIQYVVARQGGELVAVCPFFVAEHPSVRFVNSFEKAFFTGMEGELRRATKATPEQLRWLMRALGFYRQLLRMVRVRTDGWVIAVSPLTFRGGIPTVPMAASETRRVRTEVLERLKDFAGLRNLPLALFCVPEEDEPLRDTARACGMAELFLTYDMYIPLTGKRIEDYIAAQPPRRRKRGKLQREIKAPQRTGVTMGRTSNWAALSSDMTESYEALYSQYGDHFGHPPAFWESLEHHLGDRAEALVAHHGDEFLGFSTYFHDKKGDLTVYRVGRRAIDKADGIYFNLVFYEPIKRAYELGCRRVWVGTGAFDTKLHRGASGHPLYGYIWMPSQRARLLLLPYMQRLTGYVSKQLHYVGQPATDDAA; encoded by the coding sequence GCTTGCTCGATGCGCTCGACCTCGGGCCGCTCGTGGGCGAAACCGTGCGCATCCAGTACGTGGTGGCGCGGCAGGGCGGAGAGCTCGTCGCCGTCTGTCCTTTCTTCGTGGCGGAGCATCCGTCGGTGCGCTTCGTCAACTCGTTCGAAAAGGCCTTTTTCACGGGCATGGAGGGCGAGCTGCGACGCGCCACCAAGGCGACGCCCGAGCAACTTCGCTGGTTGATGCGCGCACTGGGGTTCTACCGCCAGCTGCTGCGCATGGTGCGCGTGCGCACGGATGGCTGGGTCATCGCCGTCAGCCCCCTCACCTTCCGCGGCGGCATTCCAACCGTCCCCATGGCGGCTTCGGAAACACGGCGCGTTCGAACGGAGGTCCTCGAGCGGCTCAAAGACTTCGCCGGCCTGCGAAATCTGCCGCTGGCCCTTTTCTGCGTACCCGAGGAAGACGAGCCCCTGCGCGACACGGCACGCGCCTGCGGCATGGCGGAACTGTTTCTCACGTACGATATGTACATTCCGCTCACGGGCAAACGCATCGAAGATTACATCGCCGCGCAGCCGCCCCGCCGCCGCAAACGCGGCAAACTGCAGCGCGAAATCAAGGCGCCGCAGCGCACGGGTGTCACCATGGGGCGCACCTCGAACTGGGCCGCCCTGTCCTCGGACATGACCGAGAGCTACGAAGCCCTCTATTCGCAATACGGCGATCACTTCGGCCACCCGCCCGCCTTCTGGGAATCCCTGGAGCACCACCTCGGCGACCGCGCCGAAGCCCTCGTCGCCCACCACGGCGACGAATTCCTAGGCTTCTCCACCTATTTCCATGACAAGAAAGGCGACTTGACCGTCTACCGCGTCGGCCGCCGCGCCATCGACAAAGCCGACGGCATCTATTTCAACTTGGTCTTCTACGAACCGATCAAGCGCGCCTACGAACTAGGCTGCCGCCGCGTCTGGGTCGGCACCGGCGCATTCGACACCAAGCTGCATCGCGGTGCCTCGGGCCATCCCCTCTACGGGTACATCTGGATGCCGAGCCAGCGCGCCCGCCTCTTGCTGTTGCCGTACATGCAGCGCTTGACGGGTTACGTCTCGAAGCAACTGCACTACGTCGGCCAACCCGCGACGGACGACGCGGCGTAA